One window of Acipenser ruthenus chromosome 52, fAciRut3.2 maternal haplotype, whole genome shotgun sequence genomic DNA carries:
- the LOC131723019 gene encoding piggyBac transposable element-derived protein 4-like: MWSSVPKHPKRSRFSVSEDLEEMDTSESDGESDQLSGLESADSMSEAAFEDGLDPLQDFEDTEENPPLSTSESFDVSQQKRRRSIPTPLPYITSSMPARPVESRQASTPTPTPTPTTSDPEERWKFVTEDDVEPVQHRFCPARAPGAQLDTSKKYSPLDLFQLYFSMNVVQSLCTNTNKNGKKQQAQGKKYQWDPVSIKELYQFLGILIFMGLLTTHTVRDYWSPRRPYGIPFCHTVMSRKRYEAIAWTLHISDPEEDKENDQKKGTPQHDRLFRLRPLLDSLLLSCKAYYHPRQNLSIDERMVASKARIGFKQYMKAKPIKWGFKLFVLADAHNGYTCDFNIYTGKSKSDSGKGLSYDSVMNLIKVSYLGTGYHVYVDNFYTSTTLFRDLYKLKFGACGTIRETLQGFPQTKENALPKKADRGTIRWIRSDKLLYTKWMDTREVTMCSSIHKVYTGDKVQRRVRNEDGTWGMRNVPVPTPVKAYNQHMGGVDLSDALIKYYNMAQKTQKWYKKIFYHFIDIAVVNSFLLHKELAQAQTTKALSQKTFREELCKQLVDIRLVEQEASVSTGKLCVPVAITEGKELDPSMKSSFGRRHCALCNEWKLRNKTPWKCEACDVPLCVIVDRNCFKKWHMR; the protein is encoded by the coding sequence tgaggaCACTGAAGAAAACCCTCCCCTCTCAACAAGCGAGAGTTTTGATGTTTCTCAGCAGAAAAGGAGACGATCCATTCCCACCCCTCTCCCTTATATCACCTCAAGCATGCCTGCAAGACCAGTtgagagcaggcaggcaagcacacccacccccacccccacccccacaacctCAGACCCTGAGGAGAGGTGGAAATTTGTAACTGAGGATGACGTCGAACCTGTGCAGCACCGCTTCTGTCCTGCACGAGCACCTGGAGCACAACTGGATACTTCAAAAAAGTATTCCCCGCTAGACCTCTTCCAGCTTTACTTCAGCATGAACGTCGTTCAAtctttgtgtacaaacacaaataaaaatggaaaaaagcaGCAGGCCCAGGGGAAAAAATACCAGTGGGATCCAGTTTCAATCAAGGAGCTCTACCAGTTTTTAGGAATCCTAATTTTCATGGGGCTACTGACAACTCACACCGTGAGGGATTACTGGAGTCCACGTAGGCCTTATGGAATCCCATTCTGTCACACTGTGATGTCCAGGAAGAGATATGAAGCCATCGCTTGGACTCTGCACATAAGTGACCCAGAGGAAGATAAAGAGAATGATCAGAAGAAAGGAACTCCACAACACGATCGCCTCTTCCGTCTCAGACCCCTCTTGGATTCCCTCCTCCTGTCCTGCAAGGCATACTACCACCCCCGACAGAACCTTTCAATTGATGAACGCATGGTGGCCTCAAAAGCCAGGATCGGGTTCAAGCAGTACATGAAAGCAAAGCCGATAAAATGGGGCTTCAAGCTGTTCGTGCTGGCTGATGCCCACAACGGGTACACATGTGATTTCAACATCTACACAGGAAAATCCAAATCAGATTCTGGGAAAGGACTGAGTTATGACTCCGTTATGAACCTCATAAAGGTGTCATACTTAGGCACAGGGTACCATGTGTATGTTGACAATTTCTACACCAGCACAACACTGTTTCGGGACCTTTACAAGCTCAAATTTGGAGCATGTGGGACCATTAGAGAAACTCTTCAGGGCTTCCCACAGACAAAAGAAAACGCCCTCCCTAAAAAAGCTGATAGGGGGACAATTCGCTGGATACGAAGTGACAAACTGCTGTACACCAAGTGGATGGATACACGTGAAGTGACGATGTGCAGTTCCATTCATAAAGTGTACACAGGAGACAAAGTCCAGAGACGGGTAAGGAATGAAGATGGGACTTGGGGAATGCGGAATGTTCCTGTTCCTACTCCTGTAAAGGCCTACAATCAGCACATGGGAGGAGTGGATTTGTCAGATGCCCTTATAAAATACTACAACAtggcacagaaaacacaaaagtGGTACAAGAAAATTTTTTATCATTTCATTGACATTGCTGTTGTCAACAGTTTTTTGCTTCATAAGGAATTGGCACAGGCTCAAACTACAAAGGCACTTTCACAGAAAACGTTTAGAGAGGAGCTATGCAAGCAGCTGGTGGACATCAGGCTTGTGGAGCAGGAGGCCAGTGTGAGTACAGGTAAACTCTGTGTCCCTGTAGCCATTACAGAGGGCAAGGAACTCGACCCCTCCATGAAGTCCTCCTTCGGGCGTAGACACTGTGCTTTGTGCAATGAATGGAAACTCAGGAACAAAACGCCCTGGAAATGCGAAGCCTGTGATGTGCCATTATGTGTCATTGTGGACAGAAACTGCTTCAAGAAATGGCACATGCGTTAG